A genomic segment from Syngnathus scovelli strain Florida chromosome 3, RoL_Ssco_1.2, whole genome shotgun sequence encodes:
- the cdk7 gene encoding cyclin-dependent kinase 7 has translation MALDVKSRAKRYEKLDFLGEGQFATVYKARDKTTDTIVAIKKIKVGHRTEAKDGINRTALREIKLLQELHHPNIIGLLDAFGHKSNISLVFDFMETDLEVIIKDTSLVLTPAHIKAYILMTLQGLEYMHQHWVLHRDLKPNNLLLDGNGVLKLADFGLAKAFGSPNRVYTHQVVTRWYRSPELLFGARMYGVGVDMWAVGCILAELLLRIPFLVGDSDLDQLTKIFETLGTPTEETWPGVSSLPDYMPFKIFPGTPLEHIFSAATDDLLELLHGLFTFNPSTRTTATQALKMKYFSNRPGPTPGPQLPRPNCSAEILREKETVGLKRKIEGLETTTMKKLIF, from the exons ATGGCGCTTGACGTAAAGTCCAGAGCCAAGCGATATGAAAAGTTGGATTTCCTTGGAGAGGGCCAG TTTGCCACAGTGTACAAAGCAAGAGACAAAACAACGGACACAATAGTTGCCATTAAAAAG ATTAAAGTTGGCCATAGAACTGAAGCTAAAGATG GTATCAACAGGACTGCTCTACGAGAAATCAAGCTACTGCAGGAGCTCCACCATCCAAATATTATTGGG CTGCTGGATGCATTTGGGCACAAATCAAACATCAGTCTGGTTTTTGATTTCATGGAAACTGATCTGGAG gtgatcATCAAGGACACCAGCCTGGTTTTGACTCCAGCCCACATCAAAGCGTACATCCTCATGACTCTACAGGGATTGGAATACATGCATCAACATTGGGTTTTACACAGG GATTTGAAGCCCAATAATCTGCTGCTTGATGGTAATGGAGTGTTGAAGTTGGCTGATTTTGGTTTGGCCAAAGCCTTTGGCAGTCCGAACAGGGTCTACACCCATCAAGTTGTGACCAG GTGGTACCGCTCTCCCGAGCTTCTTTTCGGTGCCCGGATGTATGGAGTAGGTGTCGACATGTGGGCGGTGGGATGCATCTTGGCCGAGTTACTCCTCCGG ATACCATTTCTTGTTGGAGACTCTGATCTTGACCAACTGACCAAGATCTTTGAGACTCTTGGGACACCTACTGAAGAGACGTGGCcg GGAGTAAGCAGTCTACCAGATTATATGCCATTCAAAATATTTCCTGGCACACCTCTTGAGCACATATTTAGTGCAGCGACAGATGATTTGCTAGAGTTGCTTCATGGCCTCTTCACATTTAACCCCTCAACTAGGACCACGGCCACTCAG GCTCTGAAGATGAAATACTTCAGTAATCGGCCCGGTCCCACACCCGGCCCCCAACTTCCCCGACCCAACTGTTCAGCCGAAATTCTGCGAGAGAAGGAAACAGTCGGTCTCAAGAGAAAAATAGAAGGCCTGGAAACAA CTACCATGAAGAAGTTGATATTCTAA